The proteins below are encoded in one region of Methylobacillus flagellatus KT:
- a CDS encoding cupin domain-containing protein, whose translation MSQITIEHNPSEEKLKELGVANWSIWEKEVSKFPLDFGIKETAYILEGEILVTPKGGEPVRIVPGDLVVFPVGLQSNWEVVKPLRKHYKHG comes from the coding sequence ATGAGTCAAATTACTATCGAGCACAACCCAAGTGAAGAAAAACTGAAAGAGCTGGGTGTGGCAAACTGGTCCATCTGGGAAAAGGAAGTATCAAAGTTCCCATTGGATTTCGGCATCAAGGAAACTGCATATATCCTGGAAGGTGAAATCTTGGTGACCCCTAAGGGTGGCGAACCTGTTCGCATCGTTCCAGGCGACCTGGTCGTGTTCCCTGTCGGCCTGCAAAGCAACTGGGAAGTGGTGAAGCCACTGCGCAAGCACTACAAGCACGGTTGA
- a CDS encoding SgcJ/EcaC family oxidoreductase, producing MADDGLEAHESLIKAIVSRWDQGWADFDAALASRDYAEDADWINAFGVFKHGRKEIFQYLRNIYHSPQVTSRRSTSSISSIRFIRPDIAVVTSYRETAGQKTASGAEYPLRKTRDLRVLAFEHGLWKIASHLVADEKAALP from the coding sequence ATGGCGGATGACGGGTTGGAGGCGCACGAGAGCCTGATCAAGGCCATCGTGTCACGGTGGGATCAGGGATGGGCGGATTTTGACGCCGCGCTCGCCTCTCGGGATTATGCGGAAGATGCAGATTGGATCAATGCCTTCGGCGTATTCAAGCACGGCAGGAAGGAGATTTTTCAGTACTTGCGCAATATCTATCACTCTCCCCAGGTGACCTCGCGACGCAGTACATCCTCGATCTCTTCCATTCGCTTTATCCGTCCCGATATTGCAGTCGTGACGTCATACAGGGAAACTGCCGGACAGAAAACAGCGAGCGGGGCGGAATACCCCTTGAGGAAAACCCGCGATTTGCGCGTGCTCGCATTTGAACATGGCCTATGGAAGATTGCCAGTCATCTTGTGGCCGATGAAAAAGCAGCTTTGCCTTGA
- a CDS encoding HAD hydrolase-like protein codes for MMEMRYDKLLFDLDGTISDPLTGIARCINHALQHAGYRTYTEAELSPFVGPPLDQTFHSITGSRDQKKIKALVEKYRERYADIGYAENQLYQDVDATIAGLHAAGAMMAVCTSKPQVYAEKILERFNLRQYFQFVSGGDIGIKKWQQIAALKALGLVTEETLMIGGRDVDLSAAAVNHLPSAAVLWGYGSLEELLPHRCLHVFHHPHELNLLKDWIVAQPSTV; via the coding sequence ATGATGGAAATGCGCTACGACAAGCTGCTTTTCGATCTAGATGGCACGATCAGTGATCCCTTGACGGGAATTGCGCGCTGCATCAATCATGCGTTGCAGCATGCCGGATATCGCACATATACCGAAGCTGAATTGAGTCCTTTCGTCGGGCCGCCGCTTGATCAGACGTTTCATTCGATCACGGGAAGCCGTGACCAGAAGAAGATCAAGGCATTGGTGGAGAAATACCGGGAGCGATATGCCGACATTGGGTATGCAGAGAACCAGTTATATCAGGATGTGGATGCCACCATTGCAGGTTTGCATGCTGCTGGTGCCATGATGGCTGTGTGCACTTCCAAGCCCCAGGTCTATGCTGAAAAAATTCTGGAACGATTCAATCTTAGGCAATATTTCCAGTTCGTCAGCGGAGGGGATATTGGCATCAAAAAGTGGCAGCAGATTGCAGCGCTGAAGGCACTTGGACTGGTGACTGAGGAAACCCTGATGATAGGCGGCCGGGATGTGGACCTGAGTGCGGCAGCGGTCAATCACCTGCCTTCTGCTGCTGTTTTGTGGGGATATGGTTCGCTTGAGGAATTGCTTCCGCACCGATGCCTGCATGTATTTCATCATCCTCATGAGCTGAACCTACTGAAAGACTGGATTGTTGCCCAGCCATCAACTGTTTGA
- a CDS encoding LLM class flavin-dependent oxidoreductase: MTVQFFWQVPTAGDGRYADAEKHIRGERADSRPYFLPGVTDPRGQRFNYFDHLHQIAKAVELAKFDGIKVRNDPEGDESWIVAGYLSRATRYLTVLAEFDASRGSAVYAAKNAVSYQRFTEGRFAWQIGVEPDEAKRRQQGDFVAQADLYPRVEEFVTVARNVITTTGYDFNGRFFQVLQGGFQGPLSGQKVPPVYLSGETDEAYALSAKLADVHVLDAQPLDKIASNIAQLRNLARSHHRALQIGLRVDVLVRETEEEAVFDAKRYAEQTGQKTIDNNVAGLWQGLTTASTGASAVLVGSFEQVTERLAAFADAGVEQFILGAVPSLEEAYRIGEYVLPSLRSLINGASQRAA, encoded by the coding sequence ATGACAGTTCAATTTTTCTGGCAAGTCCCAACTGCGGGCGACGGGCGCTATGCTGATGCCGAGAAACACATCCGCGGCGAAAGGGCCGATAGCCGACCCTATTTCCTGCCGGGCGTGACCGACCCTCGCGGTCAGCGATTCAATTATTTCGACCATTTGCACCAGATCGCCAAGGCGGTGGAACTCGCCAAGTTCGACGGCATCAAGGTCAGGAACGACCCGGAGGGTGACGAATCCTGGATTGTTGCCGGCTATCTCAGCCGTGCCACACGCTACCTCACCGTGCTGGCCGAGTTCGACGCCTCGCGCGGCTCGGCAGTCTATGCTGCCAAGAATGCGGTGAGCTACCAGCGCTTTACCGAAGGCCGTTTTGCCTGGCAGATCGGCGTGGAGCCTGACGAGGCAAAGCGCCGGCAGCAAGGCGACTTCGTCGCCCAGGCGGATCTGTACCCCAGGGTGGAAGAGTTCGTCACTGTGGCCCGCAACGTCATCACCACGACCGGATACGATTTCAATGGCCGGTTTTTCCAGGTCTTGCAAGGCGGCTTCCAAGGGCCGCTTTCCGGCCAGAAGGTTCCGCCCGTCTATCTATCTGGTGAGACGGATGAGGCATATGCCCTTTCCGCCAAGCTGGCTGACGTGCATGTGCTGGATGCACAGCCGCTAGACAAAATAGCCAGCAATATTGCGCAATTACGCAACTTGGCACGCAGCCATCACCGGGCTTTGCAAATTGGCCTGCGCGTGGATGTGCTAGTGCGTGAAACCGAGGAAGAAGCGGTATTCGATGCCAAGCGTTATGCCGAGCAGACCGGCCAAAAGACCATTGACAACAATGTCGCAGGATTATGGCAGGGCTTGACCACAGCCAGTACCGGCGCTAGCGCCGTGCTGGTCGGCAGCTTCGAACAGGTCACTGAGCGGTTGGCCGCGTTTGCGGATGCGGGGGTCGAGCAATTCATCCTTGGTGCCGTCCCTAGCCTGGAAGAGGCTTACCGCATCGGCGAGTATGTCTTGCCGTCATTGCGTTCCCTGATAAACGGCGCCAGCCAGCGCGCAGCCTGA
- a CDS encoding LLM class flavin-dependent oxidoreductase has protein sequence MAIDVFWRIPTHGEPSSLRNKLHHRGDWSQQEGDHIVHKGLSGGHGDGFTNLDYIAEVARAAEISGFQGGLIPSFPMTDEPWAISSFLARETSTFRFMIAFQPGFLNPVVAARMTASLQRATRGRALFNVITGGGGPAQLWWGDVAPHDDRYARTTEFLDVLRGVWSGNSFSYQGKFYQVENAALPAQLLGQDFPEIYFSGSSDAALASASKHAEYYLSWLEPFDQLRDKFDRVKERTAALGRKIKCAVRVDIIARRTEEEAWREVRRGFENLDDAARERYKRFAQQTGDSVGASRQRSTAPKELNDYRDFIIHPNVWSGLSLLRGGQTQGIIGSYEQVAERLDDLVRLGADAFILASTPHLEEAYRVGEEVLPLVRGHDSAPALRAVG, from the coding sequence ATGGCAATTGATGTTTTCTGGAGAATTCCTACGCACGGCGAGCCCAGCTCACTGCGCAACAAGCTGCATCACCGCGGCGACTGGTCACAGCAAGAGGGCGACCATATCGTGCATAAAGGTCTCAGCGGGGGTCATGGTGACGGTTTTACTAATCTCGACTATATCGCTGAGGTGGCACGCGCTGCCGAGATCTCGGGTTTTCAAGGCGGATTGATTCCTTCCTTCCCAATGACGGATGAGCCATGGGCGATTTCTTCGTTCCTCGCGCGCGAGACCAGTACTTTTCGCTTCATGATTGCGTTTCAGCCTGGCTTCCTGAACCCCGTCGTGGCTGCACGCATGACAGCCAGCCTGCAGCGAGCTACTCGTGGTCGGGCGCTGTTTAATGTGATCACTGGTGGCGGGGGGCCTGCCCAGCTGTGGTGGGGCGATGTAGCGCCGCACGATGACCGCTATGCGCGTACGACAGAATTCCTGGACGTATTGCGCGGGGTATGGAGCGGGAACAGTTTTTCCTACCAGGGCAAGTTCTACCAAGTGGAGAATGCGGCCCTGCCAGCCCAGCTCCTGGGCCAGGATTTTCCAGAGATTTACTTCTCAGGCTCGTCCGACGCGGCCCTGGCTTCCGCGTCCAAGCATGCGGAATATTACCTTTCATGGCTGGAGCCTTTCGACCAGCTGCGCGATAAGTTCGATCGAGTGAAGGAACGCACTGCCGCATTGGGTCGCAAGATCAAATGCGCAGTACGGGTGGACATCATTGCGCGTCGCACCGAGGAGGAAGCTTGGCGCGAAGTGCGACGCGGGTTTGAAAACCTCGATGACGCTGCGCGCGAGCGTTACAAGCGTTTCGCCCAGCAAACCGGCGATTCCGTTGGGGCCAGCCGCCAGCGTAGCACTGCGCCGAAGGAGCTCAATGATTATCGCGACTTCATCATTCATCCCAACGTCTGGTCCGGCCTCAGCCTGCTGCGCGGCGGGCAGACCCAGGGCATCATCGGCAGCTACGAGCAGGTGGCCGAACGACTGGATGACCTGGTCAGGCTCGGCGCGGATGCCTTCATCCTCGCCAGCACACCGCACCTGGAAGAGGCATACCGGGTAGGGGAGGAAGTATTGCCGCTGGTGCGCGGTCACGATAGCGCACCAGCCTTGCGCGCTGTCGGTTGA
- a CDS encoding [protein-PII] uridylyltransferase produces MQPSTRADTSLARQWRQELQSGQKSLKQAFLNKPNVSQLLQAQASLTDRVLRGLWQAFELDSEASLVAVGGYGRGELFPYSDVDILILLSHEASALTNRKIEELVGVLWDTGLAIGHSVRTLNECVVEAREDVTVQTNLLEARYLCGHAGLYADFLHAVTSAMDVAKFFEAKVAEQHQRHARFNDTAYNLEPNIKESPGGLRDLQNIIWIARALNLGSNWRELVKNRILSKHAAQQVRRHERNLQMLRTRLHYLANRREDRLLFDFQNELASQLGLVTTKRRRASEQLMHSFYQSAKFVGLINEILLQVLHERIYPEQHTVVSLNHRFEAVNGFLETKSPTLLYDDPSAILESFLVLQQHPELKGMGADLLRALHRTKHEITPQFRKDEKNKALFMQILQQPQGITHTLKLMNRYGVLGRYIPAFGRVSGQMQHDLFHVYTVDEHILNVLANLRRFALAEFSHEFPLCSRLFQEFPKPHLLYLGALFHDIAKGRGGDHSTLGAVDARRFCKQHNLPTEDGELVAWLVEAHLVMSNTAQKSDLSDPAVVEKFAHYVGSEYRLVALYLLTVADIRGTSPRIWNAWKGTLLESLFRATQRILRGSNPDDELKARQQQAKEILSYYGVVEQTYQPLWQQLGPAYFLRHEAQLIAWNTRLLLTHINTLVPIVRARLSPAGDGIQTMIYMPDQADIFVRICSFFGRLGYNIVEAKVHTTQHGYALDNFLILDQSDNKINYRDLLSFIEYELTQKLLSKAPPDAPVQGRISRQVKHMPIKPELTIQQEDNGPNTILDIATNDRPGLLSRIAHVLQQHHIRLHTAKINTLGNRVEDTFLIADQSGQRLTAEVLAALERSLRTQL; encoded by the coding sequence ATGCAGCCATCCACACGCGCAGATACCTCCCTTGCACGCCAATGGCGGCAGGAGCTGCAATCCGGTCAGAAGTCATTGAAGCAGGCATTTCTGAACAAGCCGAATGTCAGCCAGCTGTTGCAAGCACAAGCATCCCTGACTGATCGGGTGCTGCGTGGTTTATGGCAAGCATTTGAGCTGGACTCGGAGGCCAGCTTAGTGGCGGTGGGAGGCTATGGCCGCGGCGAGCTGTTTCCCTACTCCGATGTGGACATTCTGATCCTGCTGAGCCATGAAGCCTCCGCATTGACCAATCGCAAGATCGAGGAACTAGTTGGAGTCTTGTGGGATACCGGCCTTGCCATCGGTCACAGCGTCCGCACCCTGAATGAATGCGTCGTCGAGGCACGGGAGGACGTCACAGTACAGACCAATCTGCTTGAGGCGCGTTACTTGTGCGGACATGCTGGCTTGTACGCCGACTTTCTCCATGCGGTCACATCCGCGATGGATGTAGCGAAGTTTTTTGAAGCCAAGGTGGCAGAGCAGCATCAACGCCATGCCCGCTTCAACGATACGGCATACAATCTCGAGCCTAACATCAAGGAAAGCCCGGGCGGGCTACGCGACCTGCAGAACATCATCTGGATTGCGCGTGCCCTCAATCTTGGCAGCAACTGGCGCGAACTGGTCAAGAACCGCATTTTGTCCAAGCACGCCGCGCAACAAGTGCGCCGCCATGAACGCAACCTCCAGATGCTGCGCACACGGCTACATTATTTGGCCAACCGCCGCGAGGACCGCCTGCTATTTGACTTCCAGAATGAACTGGCATCTCAGTTAGGCCTGGTCACGACCAAGCGCAGGCGCGCCAGTGAACAATTGATGCACAGCTTCTACCAGAGCGCCAAGTTCGTCGGCCTGATCAACGAAATATTGCTGCAGGTACTGCATGAGCGCATCTATCCCGAACAGCATACCGTCGTCAGTCTCAACCATCGCTTTGAAGCCGTGAACGGCTTCTTGGAGACTAAAAGCCCGACCCTGCTTTATGATGACCCCTCTGCCATTCTAGAAAGCTTCCTGGTGTTGCAACAGCACCCTGAACTCAAGGGCATGGGCGCGGACCTGTTGCGCGCACTACACCGCACCAAGCACGAGATCACTCCACAGTTCCGCAAGGATGAAAAGAACAAGGCGCTGTTCATGCAGATACTGCAGCAGCCCCAAGGCATTACCCATACGCTGAAACTCATGAACCGCTATGGTGTCCTGGGCCGCTACATTCCAGCTTTTGGGCGTGTATCAGGCCAAATGCAGCATGACCTGTTTCATGTCTATACTGTAGACGAGCACATCCTCAACGTACTGGCCAACCTGCGCCGATTTGCACTGGCGGAGTTTTCACACGAATTCCCGCTGTGCAGCCGCCTGTTCCAGGAATTTCCCAAGCCTCACCTGTTGTATCTCGGCGCCTTGTTCCACGATATCGCCAAAGGACGCGGTGGAGACCATTCCACCCTAGGGGCCGTTGACGCGCGCCGCTTCTGCAAGCAACACAACCTCCCGACCGAGGACGGCGAACTCGTGGCCTGGCTGGTAGAAGCCCACCTGGTCATGTCGAACACGGCGCAGAAATCCGACCTGTCAGACCCAGCAGTGGTAGAAAAGTTTGCACATTATGTCGGCAGCGAATACCGCCTGGTGGCGTTATACCTGCTGACGGTCGCCGATATCCGCGGTACCAGCCCCAGAATATGGAATGCCTGGAAAGGCACTTTGCTCGAAAGCCTATTCCGGGCCACCCAGCGCATCCTGCGCGGAAGCAACCCGGACGACGAACTCAAGGCCCGCCAGCAACAAGCCAAGGAAATCCTCAGCTACTATGGCGTAGTGGAACAAACCTACCAGCCGCTGTGGCAACAATTGGGCCCCGCCTACTTCTTGCGCCATGAAGCCCAGCTGATCGCCTGGAATACCCGGCTGCTGCTCACCCACATCAACACGCTTGTCCCCATCGTACGCGCCAGGCTTAGCCCAGCAGGCGACGGTATCCAGACCATGATCTATATGCCCGATCAGGCCGATATATTCGTCCGCATCTGCAGCTTCTTTGGCCGCCTGGGCTATAACATCGTGGAGGCCAAGGTACACACGACGCAGCATGGCTACGCGCTTGATAATTTTCTAATTCTAGATCAATCAGATAACAAAATAAATTATCGTGACTTATTAAGTTTTATCGAATATGAGCTGACACAAAAACTGCTCAGCAAGGCACCGCCTGACGCGCCGGTGCAAGGTCGTATCAGCCGCCAGGTCAAACATATGCCGATCAAGCCTGAGCTGACCATCCAGCAAGAAGACAATGGCCCCAACACGATATTGGACATCGCCACCAATGACAGGCCCGGCTTGCTCTCACGCATTGCTCATGTTTTGCAGCAACACCATATCCGCCTGCATACGGCAAAAATCAACACACTTGGCAATCGGGTTGAAGACACATTCCTGATCGCAGACCAGTCAGGCCAGCGCTTGACCGCCGAAGTCCTGGCTGCACTCGAAAGATCGTTGCGCACCCAGCTGTAG
- a CDS encoding nitroreductase family protein, which produces MSAVYPINPRKTEYEISPIFVNRWSPRAFTGEPVEDAALFSLFEAARWAPSANNSQPWRFIYAKNGGTGWDKLLGLANENNRRWASRAGVLVALLSKKTHIRNGDTEPTPLRNHSLDAGAAWASLAFQAVHVGLATHAIGGFDRDNAPAVLGVPEGFQVEILIAIGKQGERAALPEDIQAREQPTPRKPLANFYAEGQFNFKE; this is translated from the coding sequence ATGAGTGCTGTGTACCCCATCAATCCGCGTAAGACGGAATACGAAATCAGTCCAATTTTTGTGAACCGATGGTCTCCGCGAGCGTTTACCGGGGAACCGGTCGAAGACGCCGCATTGTTCAGCCTGTTCGAGGCGGCACGCTGGGCGCCTTCGGCCAACAATTCCCAGCCATGGCGCTTTATCTATGCGAAGAACGGCGGTACAGGCTGGGACAAGCTGCTGGGGTTGGCGAACGAAAACAACCGGCGCTGGGCTTCGCGCGCAGGCGTGCTGGTGGCGCTGCTCTCCAAGAAAACCCATATCCGCAACGGAGATACCGAGCCGACGCCCCTGCGCAACCATTCCCTGGATGCAGGCGCGGCATGGGCCAGCCTGGCGTTCCAGGCCGTGCATGTCGGCTTGGCCACCCACGCGATCGGCGGATTCGATCGCGACAATGCGCCGGCCGTCCTGGGGGTGCCCGAAGGCTTCCAGGTAGAGATATTGATCGCCATCGGCAAGCAGGGGGAAAGGGCGGCCTTGCCCGAGGATATCCAGGCCAGAGAACAGCCGACCCCGCGCAAGCCCTTGGCGAACTTTTATGCCGAAGGCCAGTTCAACTTCAAGGAGTAG